The Opitutaceae bacterium genome has a window encoding:
- a CDS encoding metallophosphoesterase produces the protein MKVPRLIAARTWLAFPVSVLLFLVSPGFGAEPDPGDPTAEPFQLSVDPAQGEFTLIVVPDTQRYAAYFPEILLRQFEWIRDSLDLLNVKYVIHLGDLVEEGHEDEWRVVDQAFSMLDGRIPYLVVPGNHDLDRAPARQGLRASTRFNAVFSPKRFAGRPWYGGSYGVTGDNSFGYFKAADREFLVLGLEYGPSDETLQWADSLVSNHEQRVILATHCYMYDDDTRLGEGDQWNPHKVNEYWNDGEQIWQKLVAGRENIVMVLSGHVKGDGTGLLVSENNEGGPVVQMLSNYQFLSHGGQGFLRILKFNPADDTLDVHTYSPWLDQWRDEEDQRFSLPVPGILGEESAPTPEMIDHENTTDPS, from the coding sequence ATGAAAGTTCCACGACTGATTGCGGCCCGGACATGGCTGGCTTTTCCAGTGTCGGTCCTCCTTTTCCTGGTGTCGCCTGGCTTCGGCGCCGAGCCCGATCCGGGTGATCCCACCGCTGAACCGTTCCAGCTTTCGGTCGACCCGGCGCAGGGCGAGTTCACCCTGATCGTGGTGCCGGACACTCAGCGCTATGCCGCCTACTTTCCGGAGATTCTCCTGAGGCAGTTTGAATGGATTCGCGATTCACTGGACTTGCTGAACGTCAAGTATGTCATCCATCTCGGCGACCTCGTCGAGGAGGGTCACGAAGACGAATGGCGGGTGGTCGACCAGGCCTTTTCCATGCTTGACGGACGGATTCCCTACCTGGTGGTTCCCGGCAATCATGACCTGGACCGGGCGCCGGCCAGACAGGGCCTGCGGGCCTCCACCCGGTTCAATGCGGTCTTTTCTCCGAAACGTTTTGCCGGAAGGCCCTGGTATGGTGGTTCGTATGGCGTGACCGGTGACAACAGCTTTGGCTACTTCAAGGCGGCGGATCGTGAGTTCCTTGTTCTCGGTCTGGAATACGGGCCCTCCGACGAAACCCTGCAGTGGGCGGATTCCCTGGTGAGCAACCACGAACAGCGGGTTATCCTGGCCACCCATTGTTACATGTATGATGACGACACCAGGCTGGGTGAGGGCGACCAATGGAATCCCCACAAGGTCAACGAGTACTGGAACGACGGCGAGCAGATCTGGCAGAAGCTGGTCGCCGGCAGGGAGAATATCGTCATGGTTCTCTCGGGCCACGTCAAGGGAGACGGAACCGGTCTGCTGGTGTCGGAAAACAACGAAGGCGGCCCGGTGGTCCAGATGCTCTCCAACTACCAGTTTCTGTCCCACGGCGGACAGGGCTTTCTTCGCATCCTCAAGTTCAATCCCGCCGATGACACCCTCGATGTCCACACCTACTCTCCCTGGCTTGACCAGTGGCGCGATGAGGAGGACCAGCGGTTCAGCCTGCCTGTCCCGGGCATCCTGGGTGAGGAGTCGGCCCCAACCCCTGAAATGATCGATCATGAAAACACCACAGACCCGTCGTGA
- a CDS encoding NAD(P)-dependent oxidoreductase: protein MQVTVIGLGSIGMGIATSLLRDEHDVVGVDIVSARRGEIERMGGRFEAGIRQACRKAEVVISVVVDALQTESVIFGEDGAAQGMPPDSVLLSCATLPPEKTRDFARRLEVTGRHYLDAPTSGGPAKAQSGEMTIMASGSATAFEKAGPVLESMASKVYRLSDEPGVGSAMKLINQHLAGVHIAVACEAMALAIRLGLDPRQVYEVISNAAGSSWMFENRVPHILEGDYSPKSATSIFTKDLGIVMDTARANHFPVPMAGTGLQMFEMAAAAGMQGDDDTSIIRVFAKLTGISLPEAGKPDDGG, encoded by the coding sequence ATGCAGGTAACGGTCATCGGTCTTGGCTCAATCGGTATGGGAATCGCGACTTCGCTGCTCCGCGACGAACATGACGTTGTCGGTGTCGATATCGTCTCGGCGCGGCGCGGGGAGATTGAGCGGATGGGGGGGCGCTTTGAGGCGGGAATCCGACAGGCCTGCCGGAAGGCGGAGGTTGTTATTTCGGTTGTGGTCGACGCGCTGCAGACCGAATCGGTGATCTTTGGCGAGGATGGGGCCGCGCAGGGCATGCCACCGGATTCGGTGCTTTTGTCTTGCGCCACGTTGCCTCCGGAAAAGACCCGTGACTTTGCCCGGCGCCTGGAGGTGACCGGGCGCCACTATCTGGATGCGCCGACCAGCGGCGGACCGGCCAAGGCGCAGTCGGGCGAAATGACGATCATGGCCTCGGGCTCTGCGACGGCTTTTGAGAAGGCGGGCCCCGTCCTGGAATCGATGGCATCGAAGGTCTACCGATTGAGCGATGAACCCGGTGTCGGCTCGGCCATGAAGCTGATCAACCAGCATCTGGCCGGCGTCCATATCGCGGTCGCCTGTGAAGCGATGGCCCTGGCGATTCGATTGGGACTGGATCCCAGGCAGGTCTACGAGGTCATATCGAATGCGGCGGGTTCGTCATGGATGTTCGAAAACAGGGTTCCGCATATACTGGAGGGCGACTATTCTCCGAAGAGCGCGACGTCCATCTTCACGAAGGATCTCGGAATCGTCATGGATACCGCCCGTGCGAACCATTTTCCCGTCCCCATGGCGGGCACGGGTCTGCAGATGTTCGAGATGGCCGCCGCCGCGGGCATGCAGGGGGATGATGATACCTCGATCATCCGGGTATTCGCGAAGCTGACCGGGATTTCCCTGCCCGAAGCCGGTAAGCCGGACGACGGGGGATGA
- a CDS encoding metallophosphoesterase yields MTSSFFTPRAQSFSRHPGSGPAGRSGKWGGRGLAILTLVATLVPGNLVGANRADLVILHTNDVHDHVRPGYNGSGGLPYVSGYVHAVREEETNVLVLDAGDVTEKGDQVAHVVGGELTYRAMRRVGYDAVTIGNHDNDAGLDVLRRYEEALGQSLLCLNRVDGTGESLFPGSRVLKIGEVRVGIIGLMVPQDSGTLDQAASGRALAAESERLRGTVDLLIALCHESAEECRQWSLEAPEIDLFVTGHSHHPLEAPVQVSETGAWMVQAGFYASAVGRVDLEVDLDKGGIAAIDGRLVEMRHEAIPVDRAMMDWVAEEEKTHCPEASEFLFDNSELLSGEALAWLGAEALRRAAGTEIAFCHEGQVIRDRLPLGPVDVNAVFLTGGFRADENLLFRLTGREVESYIKALAAEGREPTRWSGFTARTVKGVFGDLSVVSDLEPDRAYSVIMPEIEWRTRFMRMVRRHRERGVAGPLADVAVDPLESQVTFTDAMTVFLARIAGNGWSLQGVADEIRNGIGPGG; encoded by the coding sequence ATGACAAGTTCATTTTTTACACCGCGGGCTCAGTCCTTTTCCCGGCACCCCGGATCCGGACCGGCCGGGCGGAGCGGGAAGTGGGGCGGAAGGGGCCTGGCGATTCTCACCTTGGTCGCCACTCTGGTGCCCGGAAACCTGGTCGGCGCAAACCGGGCGGACCTTGTGATTCTGCACACGAACGATGTGCACGACCATGTCCGCCCGGGTTATAATGGATCGGGAGGCCTGCCCTATGTCTCGGGTTACGTGCATGCGGTGCGCGAAGAAGAGACCAACGTGCTCGTGCTCGACGCGGGAGATGTGACGGAAAAGGGGGATCAGGTTGCGCACGTGGTTGGGGGAGAATTGACTTACCGGGCCATGCGCCGCGTCGGTTATGACGCGGTGACCATCGGGAACCATGACAATGACGCAGGCCTGGATGTCTTGCGCCGTTATGAAGAGGCCCTCGGGCAGTCGCTTCTGTGCCTGAACCGGGTCGACGGGACCGGCGAAAGCCTCTTCCCCGGTTCGCGGGTCTTGAAGATCGGTGAGGTCCGGGTGGGTATCATCGGATTGATGGTACCGCAGGACTCCGGCACGCTTGACCAAGCCGCTTCCGGGCGCGCGTTGGCCGCTGAGAGTGAGCGTTTGCGGGGGACGGTGGATCTGTTGATCGCGCTCTGCCATGAATCGGCCGAAGAATGTCGTCAATGGTCCCTGGAAGCACCGGAGATCGATTTGTTTGTGACGGGGCACTCGCATCATCCGCTGGAAGCGCCGGTGCAGGTTTCCGAGACCGGAGCCTGGATGGTGCAGGCCGGCTTCTATGCGAGCGCCGTCGGCCGGGTGGACCTGGAGGTGGATCTGGACAAAGGAGGCATCGCCGCCATCGATGGCCGCCTGGTCGAGATGCGGCACGAAGCGATACCTGTCGACCGCGCAATGATGGACTGGGTCGCGGAAGAAGAGAAGACCCATTGCCCGGAAGCGAGTGAGTTCCTCTTCGACAACAGCGAGCTGCTGTCGGGTGAAGCGCTTGCCTGGCTCGGAGCCGAAGCGCTGAGGCGGGCGGCCGGCACGGAGATCGCCTTTTGCCACGAGGGCCAGGTTATTCGGGATCGCCTGCCATTGGGACCCGTTGACGTGAACGCCGTATTCCTGACCGGGGGGTTCCGGGCTGATGAGAATCTACTCTTCCGGTTGACCGGTCGGGAGGTCGAATCCTACATCAAGGCACTGGCCGCCGAAGGTCGGGAACCCACGCGTTGGTCGGGATTCACCGCCCGGACGGTGAAAGGAGTGTTCGGGGATCTGTCGGTGGTCTCGGATCTGGAGCCCGATCGGGCCTATTCGGTGATCATGCCCGAGATTGAGTGGCGCACCCGGTTCATGCGAATGGTGCGGCGTCATCGCGAGCGGGGTGTGGCCGGCCCATTGGCAGATGTCGCGGTTGATCCGCTGGAAAGTCAGGTGACCTTCACCGATGCCATGACGGTTTTTCTGGCCCGGATAGCGGGCAACGGCTGGTCCCTTCAGGGCGTAGCCGACGAAATCAGGAATGGGATTGGGCCTGGAGGGTGA
- a CDS encoding SDR family oxidoreductase — MNRSGLFSLNDRIALVTGSSRGLGNVFARAMAEAGATVVLNGTNASTLEAAVQQMKADGFAAHGRAFDIGDPEACARSIAGIEAGIGPIDVLINNAGIQLRAPMHEFDDADWERILRINLSSMYYVSKHVVRGMMARRSGKIINIGSVQSELGRPTIVPYTATKGGVKMLTKGMATEYGKYNIQVNGIGPGYFSTELTRPLVEDEKFNAWLCARTPANRWGDPDELKGAAIFLASDASSYVNGHMLYVDGGMTACV, encoded by the coding sequence ATGAACCGCAGCGGACTCTTCTCCCTGAATGACAGAATCGCACTCGTCACCGGTTCCAGCCGGGGGCTGGGCAACGTTTTTGCCCGGGCCATGGCCGAGGCCGGCGCCACTGTCGTGCTCAACGGAACCAACGCTTCGACTCTCGAGGCGGCGGTGCAGCAGATGAAGGCGGATGGCTTCGCCGCTCACGGACGGGCCTTCGACATCGGCGACCCCGAAGCCTGCGCACGGAGCATTGCCGGGATCGAAGCCGGCATCGGCCCGATCGACGTGCTCATCAACAACGCCGGGATACAGCTCAGGGCCCCCATGCACGAATTTGACGATGCCGACTGGGAACGTATCCTGAGGATCAACCTCAGCTCCATGTACTATGTTTCCAAGCACGTAGTGCGCGGCATGATGGCCCGACGATCGGGCAAGATCATCAATATCGGTTCAGTCCAGAGCGAACTGGGGCGGCCGACCATTGTCCCCTACACCGCCACCAAGGGCGGGGTGAAGATGCTGACCAAGGGAATGGCCACCGAATACGGCAAATACAATATCCAGGTCAATGGCATCGGTCCCGGATACTTCTCGACCGAACTCACCCGTCCCCTGGTCGAAGATGAGAAATTCAATGCCTGGCTCTGCGCGAGGACGCCCGCCAACCGCTGGGGCGACCCCGACGAACTGAAAGGGGCCGCCATCTTCCTCGCTTCCGACGCTTCCAGCTACGTCAACGGGCACATGCTCTATGTCGACGGCGGTATGACAGCCTGCGTCTAG
- a CDS encoding sulfatase-like hydrolase/transferase encodes MADRSPNILLLWTDQQRNDTLPCHGNECIRAPNLKRLGEESFVFRQAYCTQPVCTPSRASILTGLWPHTHGCVTNNIALRRDTATLAEMLPSDYECAYYGKWHLGDELSAQHGFSDWRSIEDGIYRDYYSNPDDLKRRSSYHEFLLREGFPPDTADAEGATLYSRTFAAAMAESFTKASYLAGEAERFLQNRGKGDRPFLLSVNFLEPHPPLFGPLNRLHDPAEVPAGPAFGREPAERSMHVRRVLATMHEKGFKNHPLESEWDWRRLKANYYGQVALVDRALGRIRAALEASGEAENTIIIYTSDHGEMLGDHGLTQKSVFFEEAVRIPWMIHVPWLSKRQIMVTGPVSQIDLGPTVLDLAGVECPDHLQGTTRAGMLRDAVEGGPARIDGSVVVSWNDPDYLEEEGRSLVTPDGWKLNLYHDDRPELFNLNEDPAELNNRAGETSTEGRFRQMAADLKKWQARFNDRLELRV; translated from the coding sequence ATGGCCGACCGATCTCCCAATATCCTTCTCCTTTGGACCGACCAGCAGCGAAATGACACCCTTCCCTGCCATGGCAATGAGTGTATCCGGGCCCCGAACCTGAAGCGCCTTGGTGAGGAGAGTTTCGTTTTCCGGCAGGCTTATTGCACGCAACCGGTCTGCACGCCTTCGCGTGCGTCGATCCTGACCGGTCTCTGGCCGCACACCCACGGGTGTGTGACCAACAATATCGCGCTCCGTCGTGACACGGCGACTTTGGCGGAGATGCTTCCTTCGGATTACGAATGTGCGTATTACGGGAAGTGGCATCTCGGCGATGAGCTGTCGGCCCAGCATGGGTTCTCCGATTGGCGCAGCATCGAGGACGGCATCTATCGGGACTATTATTCCAATCCCGACGACCTCAAACGGCGGAGCAGTTACCATGAGTTCCTCCTGAGGGAAGGATTCCCGCCGGACACGGCCGACGCGGAGGGCGCCACCCTCTATTCGCGTACCTTCGCGGCCGCCATGGCGGAGTCCTTCACCAAGGCTTCCTATCTGGCCGGCGAAGCCGAGAGGTTCCTGCAGAATCGCGGCAAGGGTGACCGCCCGTTCCTGCTCAGCGTCAATTTCCTCGAACCCCATCCGCCGCTGTTCGGTCCCCTCAACCGGCTTCACGATCCGGCGGAGGTCCCGGCCGGTCCCGCTTTCGGCCGGGAACCGGCCGAACGGTCAATGCATGTTCGACGGGTTCTGGCGACCATGCATGAAAAGGGGTTCAAGAACCATCCGCTGGAGTCTGAGTGGGACTGGCGCAGGCTGAAGGCCAATTACTACGGCCAGGTCGCGCTGGTCGATCGGGCCCTCGGGCGTATCCGCGCGGCACTTGAGGCGTCGGGTGAGGCGGAGAACACAATCATCATCTACACCTCCGATCATGGGGAGATGTTGGGTGACCATGGGCTTACCCAGAAGAGCGTCTTTTTTGAGGAAGCGGTCCGTATCCCCTGGATGATCCACGTTCCCTGGCTATCGAAGAGACAGATCATGGTGACGGGACCGGTCAGCCAGATCGATCTGGGGCCGACGGTTCTCGACTTGGCCGGAGTCGAGTGCCCGGATCATCTTCAGGGAACGACGCGGGCCGGGATGCTGCGTGATGCAGTGGAGGGTGGGCCTGCGCGGATTGACGGCTCAGTGGTGGTCAGCTGGAATGATCCGGACTACCTGGAAGAAGAGGGCCGAAGCCTGGTCACACCGGATGGATGGAAACTCAATCTCTACCATGATGACCGGCCGGAGTTGTTCAACCTGAACGAGGACCCGGCCGAGCTGAACAACCGGGCGGGCGAGACTTCCACGGAAGGACGATTTCGGCAGATGGCTGCGGATCTGAAGAAATGGCAAGCGAGATTCAATGACAGGCTTGAGTTGAGGGTTTGA
- a CDS encoding sulfatase-like hydrolase/transferase has translation MKTPQTRREFLQKATLGTATLAAAARLSGQSSEAARPAVSERPVRPNLLFLWTDQHRGDAVPWAGDRVLNAPNLKALGERSFCFQRTYCTQPVCTPSRGSIMTGLLPHNHGSYTNNIRLDPAVRTIAEYLPDDTRTAYYGKWHLGDEAFAQHGFDEWKSIEDNYRQYYTDPSKMTTPSDYHRFLVSRGFPPSEIDEDSNQPVFPRSMAAAMREKYTKVSFLANEGEQFIRSQKSGKPWILSVNTLEPHPPTYGPLNELHDPAAMATGPAFNQPPGPGASRLHRETYTAFRKKGYKNHPIDTDDDFRRLKANYYGLITMVDNAYGRILKALEESGQADNTIVVYTSDHGEMLGDHGLMQKSVFYEAAVTVPLAIHVPWLSRERIDFNGPFSQIDLVPTLLELMGQEVPDGLDGVSRAGCLADPSSWKDEDIVVEWNDGSDPTISGRSLVTADGWKLNLYNGDGPELYDLKADPGELTNLASEPAQKERLRRLSRKILTWQAGHGDKLELMA, from the coding sequence ATGAAAACACCACAGACCCGTCGTGAATTCCTGCAGAAGGCCACCCTTGGGACCGCCACCCTGGCTGCGGCTGCCCGGTTGTCGGGCCAGTCCTCCGAAGCCGCGCGACCGGCCGTATCCGAACGCCCGGTACGGCCCAATCTGCTCTTTCTCTGGACCGACCAGCATCGCGGCGACGCCGTTCCCTGGGCCGGCGACCGGGTGCTGAACGCCCCCAACCTCAAGGCCCTCGGCGAACGCAGCTTCTGTTTCCAGCGGACCTATTGCACCCAACCGGTCTGCACGCCGTCCCGGGGATCGATCATGACCGGTCTGCTGCCGCACAACCATGGTTCCTACACCAACAATATCCGCCTGGATCCGGCCGTGCGCACAATCGCCGAGTACCTTCCGGACGACACCCGCACGGCCTATTATGGTAAATGGCATCTTGGCGACGAAGCCTTCGCCCAGCACGGATTCGATGAGTGGAAGAGCATCGAGGACAATTACCGGCAGTATTACACGGATCCGTCGAAGATGACGACGCCGAGTGACTACCACCGGTTTCTCGTCAGCCGGGGTTTCCCTCCCAGCGAGATCGACGAAGATTCAAACCAGCCGGTCTTTCCCCGTTCCATGGCGGCGGCCATGCGGGAGAAATACACCAAGGTCTCTTTTCTTGCGAATGAAGGGGAACAGTTCATCCGGAGCCAAAAGAGCGGTAAACCGTGGATACTCAGCGTGAATACCCTGGAGCCGCACCCGCCGACCTACGGGCCGCTCAATGAATTGCACGACCCCGCCGCGATGGCAACCGGCCCCGCCTTCAACCAACCGCCGGGTCCCGGCGCGTCCCGGCTTCACCGCGAGACCTACACCGCGTTCCGGAAGAAGGGATACAAGAATCACCCAATCGACACGGATGATGATTTCCGGCGCCTCAAGGCGAACTACTACGGCCTCATCACGATGGTCGACAACGCCTACGGCCGGATCCTGAAGGCCCTTGAGGAGTCCGGCCAGGCCGACAACACCATCGTCGTTTACACCTCCGATCACGGCGAGATGCTGGGCGATCACGGACTGATGCAGAAGAGCGTCTTTTACGAGGCGGCGGTGACCGTTCCGCTGGCCATTCATGTTCCGTGGCTTTCGCGGGAGAGGATCGATTTCAATGGTCCCTTCAGCCAGATCGACCTGGTGCCCACCCTGCTCGAATTGATGGGTCAGGAAGTACCGGATGGACTCGATGGAGTTTCGCGGGCCGGCTGCCTGGCCGATCCATCGAGTTGGAAGGATGAGGACATCGTGGTCGAATGGAATGACGGAAGTGATCCGACGATCAGCGGGCGCAGCCTCGTCACGGCGGATGGCTGGAAGCTCAATCTCTATAATGGCGACGGGCCGGAGCTCTATGACCTGAAGGCCGATCCGGGGGAATTGACGAATCTTGCTTCGGAGCCGGCCCAGAAGGAGCGGCTTCGCCGGTTGAGTCGGAAAATCCTTACCTGGCAGGCGGGCCATGGCGACAAATTGGAGCTGATGGCATGA
- a CDS encoding dihydrodipicolinate synthase family protein gives MTRVDGIIAVPATPFTDDNRIDEASLRRYARRVLGQGAVGFLAPAVAGEVDTLTEAEREQIVSILIEEAAGRVPVIGGATDHDPEARLRHVRRFIEMGCTGVLAYIKYENDASYEAAVRDLDRLSPGFLMIQDLDLGVAPLPVALIARLHREVPCFKWIKVETADRCRKISAIHQATGGSLAVGTAGPDLIELLDRGARAYLSTYTTGVYRAIWQAYRRNDREGAVSLYRRLLPCLTFMATHQNIQWRFTKALLQTDGVFSTTRIRTSAPESDAIEQQLIGELARYARDLAAEVTASGS, from the coding sequence ATGACCCGGGTTGACGGAATCATCGCGGTTCCGGCTACGCCGTTTACGGATGACAATCGGATCGATGAGGCATCCCTGCGCCGTTATGCCCGTCGGGTTCTGGGCCAGGGTGCCGTTGGGTTCCTGGCTCCGGCAGTGGCCGGCGAGGTCGATACCCTGACCGAAGCCGAACGCGAGCAGATCGTCTCCATTCTGATTGAAGAGGCGGCGGGGCGGGTCCCGGTGATCGGTGGCGCCACCGATCATGACCCGGAAGCCCGGCTTCGTCACGTCCGGAGATTTATCGAGATGGGTTGCACGGGTGTCCTCGCCTATATCAAGTATGAGAACGATGCCTCCTACGAAGCGGCCGTCCGGGATCTCGACCGGCTTTCGCCGGGCTTCCTCATGATTCAGGATCTTGATCTCGGCGTGGCCCCGCTCCCGGTGGCATTGATCGCCCGGCTGCACCGGGAGGTTCCCTGTTTCAAGTGGATCAAGGTCGAGACGGCAGACCGCTGTCGAAAGATCAGCGCGATCCATCAGGCGACCGGAGGATCGCTGGCGGTCGGCACGGCCGGTCCGGACCTGATCGAGCTGCTCGACCGGGGGGCCCGGGCCTACCTTTCGACCTACACCACGGGTGTCTATCGGGCGATCTGGCAGGCCTATCGAAGGAATGATCGTGAAGGGGCGGTGAGCCTTTACCGACGATTGCTGCCCTGTCTCACCTTCATGGCCACCCATCAGAACATCCAGTGGCGCTTCACCAAGGCTCTGCTTCAGACGGATGGTGTTTTTTCCACGACCCGCATCCGCACTTCGGCACCTGAATCCGATGCGATTGAACAACAGTTGATCGGTGAACTGGCCCGGTATGCCCGGGATCTGGCCGCCGAAGTCACCGCATCCGGTTCCTGA
- the tkt gene encoding transketolase, whose amino-acid sequence MTDTEKAELQRVAHTIRALSADAIEKAQSGHPGLPLGAAELGAFLFLKVLRHNPANPDWPGRDRFVLSAGHGSMLLYSLLHLCGYDLSMDDIRAFRQLHSRTPGHPEVGETPGVETTTGPLGQGVACGVGMAIAQKMMADRFGTGLFDSKVWVLAGDGCIMEGISSEASSLAGTLGLDNLVVLYDANRVCLDGPIDEVILEDTAKRYEAYGFRVLDIDGYDWNQIEEACATARAETAKPVFIIVHTVIGRFAPAKQGTLKAHGGPLGLDEIEGIKKAIGWTEPPFTVPEDVRATCEACLPLWAALEEEWNARFAASVAADPDKAALWRIHREKRLPEDWEAQMWGLDIPKDLPTRKANEYAINKVCSLLPWVISGSADVSSCDFTWLLGSDIAAKGKWRPQQIKFGVREFGMAAAAYGMTLHGFLRPAVGTFLTFSDYMRNAMRLAALMKQPVIFVYSHDSIFLAEDGPTHQPVEHLMSLRLMPNLTLIRPGDENEVKMAWAAALRITDGPVALCFTRQPVKSTVSACTARHARTGVSRGAYVLYGEAGPDAEILILATGSEIHQAVGAAKKLETDKIKVRVVSMPSWELFERQDPAYRKEVMQGSFRLRVSIEAGASLGWQKYVGPDGLTVSVDTFGASAPPGVLADHYGFTDEKIYARIKQALNRT is encoded by the coding sequence ATGACTGACACGGAAAAAGCAGAACTCCAGAGAGTGGCCCATACCATCAGGGCTTTGAGTGCAGACGCGATCGAAAAGGCCCAGTCCGGCCACCCGGGCCTGCCGCTGGGGGCAGCCGAGCTTGGCGCCTTTCTCTTTCTGAAGGTTCTGCGGCACAATCCCGCGAACCCGGATTGGCCGGGCCGGGACCGCTTCGTGCTATCGGCCGGGCATGGGTCCATGCTCCTTTACTCCCTACTGCACCTCTGCGGTTACGACCTGTCCATGGACGACATCAGGGCGTTTCGGCAATTGCACTCCAGGACGCCTGGACACCCGGAAGTCGGAGAGACTCCGGGAGTGGAAACCACCACCGGCCCGCTTGGGCAAGGCGTCGCCTGCGGGGTCGGCATGGCGATCGCCCAGAAGATGATGGCGGATCGCTTTGGCACCGGCCTGTTCGACTCCAAGGTATGGGTCCTCGCCGGCGACGGGTGCATCATGGAAGGCATCAGTTCCGAAGCAAGCAGCCTGGCCGGGACCCTCGGTCTCGACAACCTCGTGGTGCTTTACGACGCCAACAGGGTCTGCCTGGACGGACCGATCGACGAAGTGATCCTCGAGGACACGGCCAAACGCTACGAAGCTTATGGCTTTCGGGTGCTGGACATAGACGGATACGATTGGAATCAGATCGAGGAGGCCTGCGCCACCGCCCGGGCAGAGACCGCAAAACCGGTCTTCATCATCGTCCACACCGTCATTGGTCGCTTCGCCCCCGCCAAACAGGGAACCCTCAAAGCCCATGGCGGCCCGCTCGGCCTGGACGAGATTGAGGGAATCAAGAAGGCCATCGGCTGGACCGAACCGCCTTTCACCGTCCCCGAGGATGTTCGGGCGACCTGCGAGGCCTGTCTGCCGCTCTGGGCAGCACTGGAAGAGGAATGGAATGCCCGGTTCGCGGCCTCCGTCGCCGCCGATCCGGACAAAGCGGCCCTGTGGCGGATTCATCGAGAAAAGAGACTTCCGGAAGACTGGGAGGCGCAGATGTGGGGACTCGACATCCCAAAGGACCTTCCCACTCGAAAGGCCAACGAGTATGCCATCAACAAGGTCTGTTCCCTTCTGCCATGGGTCATCAGCGGATCAGCCGACGTGTCCAGTTGCGATTTCACCTGGTTACTGGGTTCGGACATCGCGGCCAAAGGGAAGTGGCGACCCCAGCAGATCAAATTCGGGGTGCGCGAGTTCGGCATGGCAGCCGCCGCCTACGGCATGACCCTGCACGGTTTCCTGAGACCCGCGGTGGGCACCTTCCTCACCTTCTCCGACTATATGCGGAACGCCATGCGCCTGGCCGCCCTGATGAAGCAGCCCGTCATCTTCGTCTATTCCCACGATTCCATTTTCCTGGCGGAAGACGGGCCCACCCACCAGCCGGTTGAACACCTGATGTCCCTGCGCCTGATGCCGAACCTGACCTTGATTCGCCCCGGCGATGAGAACGAGGTCAAGATGGCCTGGGCCGCAGCCCTCCGGATAACCGACGGCCCTGTCGCCCTTTGCTTCACCCGCCAGCCGGTGAAGAGCACCGTCAGCGCCTGCACCGCAAGGCACGCCCGGACCGGCGTCTCCCGTGGCGCCTATGTGCTTTATGGTGAAGCGGGACCAGATGCCGAAATCCTCATTCTGGCCACCGGTTCAGAGATCCACCAGGCGGTTGGAGCCGCGAAGAAACTCGAGACCGACAAGATCAAGGTCCGCGTCGTTTCGATGCCCAGCTGGGAACTCTTCGAGCGCCAGGACCCGGCTTACCGCAAAGAAGTGATGCAGGGGAGCTTTCGCCTGCGGGTCAGTATCGAGGCCGGAGCTTCGCTCGGCTGGCAGAAGTACGTGGGCCCGGATGGTCTGACTGTTTCCGTGGACACCTTCGGCGCATCGGCGCCTCCCGGGGTCCTGGCCGATCACTACGGCTTTACGGACGAGAAGATCTACGCCCGGATCAAACAGGCACTCAACCGGACCTGA